A window of the Planococcus citri chromosome 4, ihPlaCitr1.1, whole genome shotgun sequence genome harbors these coding sequences:
- the LOC135844709 gene encoding uncharacterized protein LOC135844709 — protein MIIMVKFAWHFVAIISIVSCLQQQSNPDAATTLTTTTTEETDEHRKLLPNFSLASFLPPVSKITLPKLPAIPKRNTITLTTTVLTQKTKRVVVHPTCLRLHNVQSVCDGHLETIVPTPIFPAVPLWKSSSESIDDADRVDRGSISPSATQQILATDIEDSPRKNILEPSEHEYEYTSSLHDPTDSLAPESDSETRNLGNFIDNIIGPKYKIVTEHLTVTKVIPFTDYAHTATIVAVNCLPPNLPYVLCDLDHINPFLVQIVQRNQNKNTDQAVKQTVSKVYEAVNKFYINNPHGILGISPQHSESQFYGALNSDGIPSLLRTAEQFPYFGKSLDSTNSTALDEED, from the exons ATG ATTATTATGGTGAAATTCGCTTGGCATTTTGTGGCCATAATAAGCATCGTATCTTGCCTACAACAACAATCGAATCCCGATGCAGCGACAACGTTGACTACAACGACGACAGAAGAAACCGATGAACACCGtaaacttttgccaaactttTCGCTAGCGTCGTTTTTAcctccagtttcaaaaattacgttgccaaaattaccagcaattccTAAAAGAAATACTATTACGTTGACTACGACTGTTCTCACGCAG aaaaccAAACGCGTTGTAGTTCATCCAACTTGTTTAAGACTACACAACGTTCAATCTGTCTGCGATGGGCATCTGGAAACCATCGTTCCTACTCCGATATTTCCCGCAGTACCTTTGTGGAAATCAAGCAGCGAATCAATTGATGATGCAGATCGTGTGGATAGAGGATCTATTTCACCTTCGGCAACTCAACAAATTCTAGCTACAGA TATCGAAGACTCACCTCGTAAAAACATCCTGGAACCCAGCGAACACGAATACGAGTACACATCATCACTCCACGACCCCACCGATTCACTAGCACCGGAATCAGATTCAGAAACACGTAACCTCGGTAATTTCATCGATAACATCATCGgtccaaaatacaaaatagtcACAGAACACCTAACCGTGACCAAAGTCATCCCATTTACCGATTACGCCCACACAGCTACCATCGTAGCAGTCAATTGCCTCCCTCCTAACCTCCCTTACGTTCTTTGCGATCTCGACCACATCAATCCTTTCCTCGTACAAATAGTCCAAAGGAACCAAAATAAGAACACCGATCAAGCTGTCAAACAAACCGTTAGTAAAGTCTACGAAGCAGTGAATAAATTCTACATTAATAACCCCCATGGTATATTGGGGATCAGTCCTCAACACTCGGAGAGTCAGTTTTATGGAGCTTTGAACTCGGATGGGATTCCTTCTCTACTTCGAACTGCTGAACAGTTCCCCTATTTTGGTAAATCTTTAGATTCGACGAATTCGACTGCTTTAGACGAGGAGGATTGA